The Candidatus Sulfotelmatobacter sp. genome has a window encoding:
- a CDS encoding methyl-accepting chemotaxis protein, producing the protein MIATVAPVIVAASAVLLGLLGLVAVARRRRRRSRPETAGADAPALVVAPAAEPALVALAGEIADVYARVRAASVVRDEAGSEGIRLQRGFRDSASTGVTAAASLASSIGAAGDAVEVAIATLSELNAAVSSLAGGVSDVNSAVSEMEVSLGHAAERSREGLERAREGERKARESAQAVAQLIGATRAIAGEVALVDEKMRALDAGSERVAEIVATIASLSYQTNLLALNAAIEAARSGETGRGFSIVAEQVRALAEYSAVSARDIGARVEEVRAKTRSVATSTRSSIERAEHGLHAADVSAEIVAAITAAVGEATVAIDGIAAAAAEHVRAAPAVLASVDSMAQLLGQAAAALEEQARTGEHLSQVVHAIEGYGRALHEAIAAERNAEEIWLGTSAVMIRVREELDGTTNRADQAVDALADARSTPALQGALGAFDQQYAVIEGLQRRRDAAGAEARKPFRVVVEQLAAVNESSTKLANDAAVASAGVEEMVASVASVSANSVALAQNVTVVSDAVTTFGGSIRTVAQGAGDAAERARSADEKTREGAAAVDELIRATREIVGDVATVSDRMRELEVTSTEIGTIIEAIERIAEQTNLLALNAAIEAARAGADGRAFAVVAAEVRNLAERSAAATRQIRELVAAIREDIAGVVAAASASGASATSALALADVAAASIGEVSAAVGGVNREIAHIARATGEQATAIGAISGSLGQMTAVMRDGSRSLHEQTASNDRLLTVIAQIRAEGTAILAHNTAQQALVASYIESVRGLTAAAEAHRVQRAELEALLQRVRGEGGARAPAIAAA; encoded by the coding sequence GTGATAGCGACCGTCGCGCCGGTGATCGTCGCGGCGTCGGCCGTGCTGCTAGGCTTGCTCGGTCTCGTCGCGGTCGCGCGGCGGCGCAGGCGGCGCTCGCGTCCCGAGACGGCCGGCGCAGATGCGCCGGCGCTGGTCGTCGCGCCGGCCGCCGAGCCCGCACTCGTCGCGTTGGCCGGCGAGATCGCGGACGTCTATGCTCGCGTCCGCGCAGCGTCGGTCGTGCGCGACGAGGCGGGCTCCGAGGGGATCCGCTTGCAGCGCGGCTTCCGCGACTCGGCCAGCACCGGGGTCACCGCGGCCGCTTCGCTCGCCTCGAGCATCGGCGCGGCCGGCGACGCAGTCGAGGTGGCGATCGCGACGCTGAGCGAGCTGAACGCCGCGGTATCCTCGCTCGCCGGCGGCGTCTCCGACGTCAACTCGGCCGTCAGCGAGATGGAAGTCTCGCTCGGACACGCGGCGGAACGCAGTCGCGAGGGTCTCGAACGCGCGCGCGAGGGTGAACGCAAAGCACGCGAGAGCGCGCAGGCCGTCGCGCAGCTGATCGGTGCGACCCGCGCCATCGCCGGCGAAGTCGCGCTGGTCGACGAGAAGATGCGCGCGCTCGACGCCGGTTCGGAGCGGGTAGCCGAGATCGTGGCGACGATCGCGAGCCTGTCCTATCAGACCAACCTGCTGGCGCTCAACGCCGCGATCGAGGCGGCACGCTCGGGCGAGACGGGCCGCGGCTTCAGCATCGTCGCCGAGCAGGTGCGCGCGCTGGCCGAGTACTCGGCCGTGTCTGCGCGCGACATCGGCGCGCGGGTCGAGGAAGTACGCGCCAAGACGCGCAGCGTCGCCACCTCGACCCGTTCGTCGATCGAACGCGCCGAGCACGGCCTGCACGCCGCCGACGTGTCGGCCGAGATCGTTGCCGCGATCACCGCCGCCGTCGGCGAGGCCACGGTGGCGATCGACGGCATCGCGGCAGCGGCGGCCGAGCACGTCCGAGCCGCGCCGGCGGTACTGGCGTCGGTCGACTCGATGGCGCAGCTGCTCGGGCAAGCCGCCGCGGCGCTCGAGGAGCAGGCGCGCACCGGCGAACACCTCTCGCAGGTCGTGCACGCGATCGAAGGGTACGGCCGCGCGCTGCACGAGGCGATCGCGGCCGAGCGGAATGCCGAAGAGATCTGGCTCGGCACCTCCGCGGTCATGATCCGCGTTCGTGAAGAGCTCGACGGCACGACCAATCGCGCCGACCAGGCCGTCGATGCGCTGGCCGACGCGCGATCGACGCCCGCGCTGCAGGGCGCGCTCGGCGCGTTCGACCAGCAATACGCCGTCATCGAAGGCCTGCAGCGCCGGCGCGACGCGGCCGGCGCCGAAGCGCGCAAACCGTTTCGCGTGGTCGTCGAGCAGTTGGCTGCCGTCAACGAGTCGAGCACGAAGCTGGCCAACGACGCCGCGGTCGCGAGCGCGGGCGTCGAGGAAATGGTGGCGTCCGTGGCCAGCGTGTCGGCCAATAGCGTCGCGCTGGCGCAAAACGTCACCGTCGTCAGCGACGCGGTGACGACCTTCGGCGGCTCGATTCGCACCGTCGCTCAGGGCGCCGGCGACGCCGCCGAGCGTGCGCGATCGGCCGACGAGAAGACGCGCGAGGGTGCGGCCGCCGTCGACGAGCTGATTCGCGCGACGCGCGAGATCGTCGGCGACGTCGCGACCGTCAGCGATCGGATGCGCGAGCTGGAAGTGACCTCGACCGAGATCGGCACCATCATCGAAGCGATCGAGCGGATCGCGGAGCAGACGAACTTGCTGGCACTCAACGCCGCGATCGAAGCGGCGCGTGCCGGTGCCGACGGCCGCGCGTTCGCCGTCGTCGCGGCCGAGGTGCGCAATCTCGCCGAACGATCGGCCGCCGCGACGCGGCAGATTCGCGAGCTGGTGGCGGCGATTCGCGAGGACATCGCCGGCGTGGTGGCGGCGGCGTCGGCATCGGGAGCGAGCGCGACCAGCGCGCTGGCGCTCGCGGACGTCGCGGCGGCGTCGATCGGTGAGGTGTCGGCCGCCGTCGGCGGCGTCAACCGCGAGATCGCGCACATCGCCCGGGCCACCGGCGAACAAGCGACGGCGATCGGCGCCATCAGCGGCTCGCTCGGCCAGATGACCGCGGTCATGCGCGACGGCTCGCGGTCGCTCCACGAGCAGACCGCGTCGAACGACCGGCTGCTCACGGTGATCGCGCAGATCCGCGCCGAAGGCACTGCGATCCTTGCGCACAACACGGCCCAGCAGGCACTGGTCGCGAGCTACATCGAGTCCGTGCGCGGCTTGACCGCGGCCGCCGAGGCGCACCGCGTGCAGCGCGCCGAGCTCGAAGCGCTGCTGCAGCGGGTGCGTGGCGAAGGGGGCGCGCGGGCGCCCGCGATCGCGGCCGCTTAA
- a CDS encoding histidine phosphatase family protein has product MRVYVARHGETTWNLAGRYQGRRESALTALGMRQAFALAGAMDALAIGRVVASPLLRCTATAKPTAERLNLRVETDDRLLEIAHGTWEGRMRDEIAANDGARYRAWRENPDQVAFDGGETPHAVLARWRDFAGTLRPAMPTLVVTHDAVVRVALLDGLGADVPAFWRTRVENGAYAVFEVEAERWTLLEERVDAHLTGLRADTGTQAL; this is encoded by the coding sequence ATGCGCGTGTACGTCGCACGGCACGGCGAGACGACGTGGAATCTCGCCGGCCGCTATCAGGGACGCCGCGAGTCGGCGCTGACGGCGCTCGGGATGCGGCAGGCGTTCGCGCTGGCCGGCGCGATGGACGCGCTCGCGATCGGCCGCGTCGTCGCCTCCCCGCTGCTGCGCTGCACCGCGACGGCGAAGCCGACGGCGGAGCGGCTCAACCTGCGCGTCGAGACCGACGACCGGCTGTTGGAGATCGCGCACGGCACCTGGGAAGGCCGCATGCGTGACGAGATCGCTGCCAACGACGGTGCGCGCTACCGCGCCTGGCGCGAAAATCCCGATCAGGTCGCGTTCGACGGCGGCGAGACGCCGCACGCCGTGCTCGCGCGCTGGCGCGACTTCGCCGGTACGCTGCGGCCGGCGATGCCGACGCTGGTGGTGACGCACGACGCCGTCGTGCGCGTCGCGCTACTGGACGGCTTGGGCGCGGACGTGCCCGCCTTCTGGCGCACCCGCGTCGAGAACGGCGCCTACGCGGTCTTCGAGGTCGAGGCCGAACGGTGGACGCTGCTCGAGGAACGGGTCGACGCGCACCTGACCGGGCTGCGCGCCGACACCGGCACCCAGGCGCTTTAA